Below is a window of Cytophagaceae bacterium DNA.
CCAACCCAATGGTAAAGAACCAACCAGTTTATCAGCCTCGTTTTCAAGTCCAAGCCTGTTAATCAATTGCTCGGTCTTTTGGTTTAAATCTGCTCCTCTCAAACCATAAATACCACCATAGAATTTAATATTTTCTCTTACTTTCAGGTTTTCATAAAGAGAAAATTTTTGACTCATGTAACCTATGTGTTTTTTTATGGATTCGTTTTCAGAATAAACATCGAAGCCGGCAACGGTCGCTTCACCGGAACTAGGTGAAAGAAGACCACAAAGTATTTTCATGGCGGTAGTTTTTCCGGCTCCGTTTGCACCTAAGAAACCAAATATTTCGCCTCTTTTCACCTCGAAACTAATGGCATTTACTGCAATAAAATCTCCAAATTTCCGGGTTAGCCCTTGGGTATGTATTACTATATCAGTCATTTGTATTTTCCTGCATTAGTTTTATAAAAACATCCTCGATATCAGGTTTCACTTCTCTTATTTCCAGATTTTCAATTCCTTTTTCTATCAAAAATCTTTGAAATTCTTCTTTACTCTTAAACCCATCATTTAAAACCACATGCTGTTCGCCACCAAATGCAAAACAACTTTTTAAGTTATCAAACTGATTTATAGCTTTTACCAAATCATAGCGATTTGCGGCTTTTACCCCCAAAATCTCCTGATTATTTTTCTCTAAAATATGATCCAGGGTATCCACATCCATTATTTTTCCTTTTTGAATCAAGGCAATGCGGTCGCATCGGCTGGCTTCGTCCATATACGGTGTT
It encodes the following:
- a CDS encoding ABC transporter ATP-binding protein translates to MTDIVIHTQGLTRKFGDFIAVNAISFEVKRGEIFGFLGANGAGKTTAMKILCGLLSPSSGEATVAGFDVYSENESIKKHIGYMSQKFSLYENLKVRENIKFYGGIYGLRGADLNQKTEQLINRLGLENEADKLVGSLPLGWKQKIAFSVAILHKPKIVFLDEPTGGVDPVTRRQFWDLIYEAANEGITVFVTTHYMDEAEYCDRVSIMVDGSIAALDTPEKLKEQFNTDSMEGVFLQLARNAKRSE